From a region of the Labrus mixtus chromosome 5, fLabMix1.1, whole genome shotgun sequence genome:
- the LOC132974860 gene encoding chemerin-like receptor 1 produces the protein MEFFEDYSFDSYDYNYTDGFNDTPHEETVFTHQSSCLMEALCVALLVITVLIFLLGFCGNALVIWISGFKMKKTVTTTWYLSLAISDFVFCAFLPFSITNMVMEEWIFGRFMCKFVSSVMFLNMFSSIFLLVVISVDRCVSVVFPVWAQNQRTVNKASVIVVFAWVLAIAMSFPSVIFREVGTHLGRTICYNNYTWDQYSHKTVAASRFLAGFIVPFIIIIICYSIIILRLRNNRLMAKSSKPFKVMTALVATFFICWLPYHVFVLLELNVENLHDHHGLLITGLKVGTSLAAANSFLNPVLYVFMGKDFKQKFKSSVLSKMVNAMEEEGRTTSRYLSRSSSMDTRASTHI, from the coding sequence ATGGAATTTTTTGAAGATTATTCCTTTGATTCCTATGACTATAACTACACCGATGGATTCAACGACACGCCTCACGAGGAGACGGTTTTCACACACCAATCGTCATGCTTGATGGAAGCGTTGTGCGTGGCTTTACTTGTGATCACCGTCTTAATTTTTCTGCTGGGCTTCTGCGGGAACGCTTTGGTCATCTGGATCTCTGGCTTCAAGATGAAGAAGACGGTGACCACCACCTGGTACCTGAGCCTCGCCATCTCCGACTTCGTCTTCTGCGCCTTCCTGCCGTTCAGCATCACCAACATGGTCATGGAGGAGTGGATCTTCGGCCGCTTCATGTGCAAATTCGTCTCCTCTGTGATGTTCCTCAACATGTTCAGCAGCATCTTCCTGCTGGTCGTCATCAGCGTCGACCGCTGTGTGTCCGTCGTGTTTCCAGTTTGGGCGCAGAACCAACGCACTGTGAACAAGGCGTCCGTCATAGTTGTCTTCGCCTGGGTTCTCGCCATCGCTATGAGTTTTCCCTCTGTGATCTTCCGTGAAGTTGGCACTCATTTGGGTCGCACCATTTGTTACAACAACTACACATGGGACCAGTACAGTCACAAAACTGTGGCGGCGAGCCGCTTCCTCGCAGGATTTATCGTccctttcatcatcatcatcatctgttaCTCCATCATCATCCTCAGACTGCGCAACAACAGGCTGATGGCCAAATCCTCCAAACCCTTCAAAGTCATGACGGCGCTCGTCGCAACGTTCTTCATCTGCTGGCTGCCGTACCACGTGTTCGTGCTGCTCGAGCTGAACGTCGAAAACCTCCACGACCACCACGGCCTTTTGATCACCGGACTCAAAGTGGGGACTTCTCTGGCTGCGGCAAACAGCTTCCTCAACCCGGTGCTGTACGTGTTCATGGGCAAGGACTTCAAGCAGAAGTTCAAGAGCTCCGTGCTGTCAAAGATGGTGAACGCCATGGAAGAGGAAGGCCGCACCACCAGCAGGTATCTGTCCAGGTCCAGCTCGATGGACACCAGAGCCTCCACCCACATCTAG
- the wscd2 gene encoding sialate:O-sulfotransferase 2, translating to MARPLLKIQRYFRRKPVRFFSLILLYLTAGSLVFLHSGFVGDSGSGGRGGRDSVVASGTSASDARGLSIMSRVFKETRRSGRRYGPPWMKRARHEGGEKPRRGGDYTSNWNRALKGRNAKDVDDGRAKYIGCYVDNTQKRALRGVSFFDYKKMTVFRCQDNCAERGYMYAGLEFGAECYCGHKIQAPNASESECNMECKGEKSNQCGGANRLSIFRLELSQESARRYGSAIFKGCFHRPDNVTLALPLSAVILNMSVEKCVDMCTEREKTLAVLAGDRCLCGFPTPLFSLHELEDESMCLHRCPGEEFESCGNDEYFVVYQTQVQDNRCMDRHFLSTRAKQLVALASFPGAGNTWARHLIELATGFYTGSYYFDGSLYNKGFKGERDHWRSGRTVCIKTHESGKKEIEAFDSSIVMIRNPYKALMAEFNRKYGGHIGFASQAHWKGKEWPEFVRNYAPWWASHTLDWLTYGRNVQVVHFEDLKRDLFSQLKGMVQFLGLKVSEDRLLCVEGQKDGNFKRSGLRKLEYDPYTPEMRANIDELIRTVNAALKKRKMSGVPEEYMPR from the exons ATGGCCAGGCCTCTGCTGAAGATACAGCGCTACTTCCGCAGGAAACCCGTGCGGTTCTtctccctcatcctcctctacCTGACGGCCGGCAGCCTCGTCTTCCTGCACTCTGGCTTTGTCGGGGACAGCGGCTCGGGAGGCAGAGGGGGCCGCGACTCCGTGGTGGCTTCGGGGACCTCGGCGTCCGACGCCCGGGGGCTCAGCATCATGAGCCGAGTGTTTAAGGAGACGCGCAGGTCCGGTCGGAGGTACGGGCCCCCGTGGATGAAAAGGGCCAGGCACGAGGGGGGCGAGAAGCCGCGCAGGGGGGGGGACTACACCAGCAACTGGAACCGTGCACTTAAAGGACGCAATGCCAAAGACGTGGACGACGGAAGAG CTAAATATATCGGCTGTTACGTGGACAACACACAGAAGAGAGCGCTGAGAGGAGTTTCCTTTTTCGACTACAAAAAAATGACCGTGTTTCGTTGCCAGGACAACTGTGCAGAAAG aGGCTACATGTACGCAGGCCTGGAGTTTGGAGCAGAGTGTTACTGCGGTCATAAGATCCAGGCGCCCAACGCTTCAGAGAGCGAGTGTAACATGGAGTGTAAAGGAGAGAAGAGCAACCAGTGTGGAGGAGCCAACCGGCTGTCCATCTTCAGGCTGGAGCTGAGCCAGGAGTCTGCACGCCGCT atggCAGCGCTATTTTCAAAGGATGCTTCCACCGACCTGACAACGTCACTCTGGCACTTCCTCTCAGCGCCGTCATCCTGAACATGTCCGTGGAGAAGTGTGTGGACATGTGCACAGAGAGG GAGAAAACGCTGGCCGTGCTGGCTGGAGATCGATGTCTCTGTGGCTTCCCGACTCCTCTCTTCTCGCTCCATGAGCTGGAGGACGAGAGCATGTGTCTGCACCGCTGCCCCGGGGAGGAGTTTGAGAGCTGCGGGAATGACGAGTACTTTGTGGTGTACCAGACGCAGGTTCAAG atAACCGCTGCATGGACCGCCACTTCCTGTCCACTCGTGCCAAGCAGCTGGTGGCCCTCGCCAGTTTCCCCGGGGCCGGAAACACGTGGGCTCGCCACCTCATAGAGCTCGCCACCGGCTTCTACACCGGCAGCTATTACTTTGACGGATCGCTTTACAACAAAG GGTTTAAAGGGGAGCGGGACCACTGGAGGAGCGGCAGGACGGTCTGCATTAAGACGCATGAGAGCGGCAAGAAGGAGATCGAAGCCTTTGACTCCAGCATCGTCATGATCCGCAACCCGTACAAAGCCCTCATGGCAGAGTTTAACAGGAAATATGGCggccatattggatttgcatcCCAGGCACACTGGAAAGGAAAAG AGTGGCCTGAGTTTGTGAGGAACTACGCTCCCTGGTGGGCGTCCCACACGCTGGACTGGCTGACCTACGGGAGGAACGTCCAAGTGGTCCACTTTGAGGACCTGAAGAGGGACCTGTTCAGCCAGCTGAAAGGGATGGTCCAGTTTCTGGGACTGAAGGTTTCTGAGGACCGCCTGCTCTGCGTGGAGGGCCAGAAGGACGGGAACTTCAAGCGATCGGGGCTACGGAAGCTGGAATACGACCCGTACACTCCTGAAATGCGAGCGAACATCGACGAACTGATCAGAACAGTCAACGCCGCcttgaagaagagaaagatgtCAGGAGTTCCAGAGGAGTACATGCCGAGATGA